Proteins encoded within one genomic window of Gloeobacter kilaueensis JS1:
- a CDS encoding pentapeptide repeat-containing protein — MQQPLAFDVRAFAARFLAQPAPDRLRTLQQLGLSRYSLFLTQMALTPANIVVAARFLGNPDRVKFPDLRGVELAGLDLSGVNWIRGDLSSADLHHCKLIRADLLFVRFDRANLSGADLGGATLNETRWSGTLVDGCHFGTGHGLTAAQRYDLQARGGQFAKGDFANAQP; from the coding sequence ATGCAACAACCGCTCGCCTTTGACGTGCGGGCCTTCGCCGCCCGTTTTCTCGCCCAACCCGCCCCAGATCGCCTGCGGACTCTCCAGCAACTGGGCCTGAGCCGTTACAGCCTTTTTCTGACCCAGATGGCCCTCACCCCGGCAAATATCGTTGTCGCCGCCCGTTTTCTGGGCAATCCCGATCGAGTCAAATTTCCGGACCTGCGCGGCGTCGAGCTGGCGGGTCTGGATCTTTCGGGCGTCAACTGGATCCGAGGCGATCTGAGCAGCGCCGATCTACACCACTGCAAGCTCATCCGCGCCGATCTGCTTTTTGTCCGCTTCGACCGGGCAAATCTGAGCGGGGCTGACCTGGGAGGAGCCACCCTGAATGAGACGCGCTGGAGCGGCACGCTCGTCGATGGTTGTCATTTTGGCACTGGTCACGGCCTTACTGCCGCCCAACGGTACGACCTCCAGGCACGGGGAGGCCAGTTTGCGAAGGGCGATTTTGCTAATGCGCAGCCCTAA